A window from Sporolituus thermophilus DSM 23256 encodes these proteins:
- the dinB gene encoding DNA polymerase IV, giving the protein MDRVILHVDLNNFYASVECLYRPELRDKPVAVCGDAEARHGIVLAKNYPAKAYGVKTGDVIWEAKQKCPGLVTVPADFGKYLRFSRLARAIYGDYTDQIESFGIDEAWLDVTGSVGLFGDGEAIAAAIRRRLREELGITASVGVSWNKVFAKLGSDRQKPDATTVITRENFREIVWPLPVEELLYVGRSTRRKLANRAIFTIGDLARRDAMDLRRLLGVWGETLWSFANGLDTSPVRHSGEESIVKSIGNSTTTVRDLVNIEDVKLIVYVLAESVAARLRRHGLKCTIVAISVRNTELYSFERQSKLGSPTFVAGDIAHKAVELFTANYRWEKPVRSLGVRAAGLVTASGNVQLDLFGPNKTKVENLERAIDAIRRRFGHYSIQRAEMLIDRRLTGFNPKDEHVIHPVSFFGR; this is encoded by the coding sequence GTGGACCGCGTTATTCTGCACGTCGATCTGAATAATTTCTATGCCAGCGTCGAATGCCTCTACCGGCCAGAGCTACGGGACAAACCGGTCGCCGTCTGCGGCGATGCCGAGGCCCGTCATGGCATTGTCCTGGCCAAAAATTATCCGGCCAAAGCCTATGGGGTCAAAACCGGCGACGTCATTTGGGAGGCCAAGCAAAAGTGCCCCGGCCTGGTGACGGTACCGGCAGACTTTGGCAAGTATCTGCGGTTTTCCCGGTTGGCCAGGGCAATATATGGCGATTATACCGATCAGATCGAAAGTTTCGGCATCGACGAGGCCTGGCTGGACGTTACCGGCTCGGTCGGCTTGTTCGGGGATGGCGAGGCGATCGCCGCCGCCATTCGTCGCCGCCTGCGCGAAGAGCTGGGCATAACGGCGTCGGTCGGCGTTTCGTGGAACAAAGTTTTTGCCAAATTGGGCAGTGACCGCCAGAAGCCGGACGCTACCACCGTTATTACCCGCGAGAATTTTCGCGAGATAGTGTGGCCATTGCCGGTGGAAGAACTACTGTATGTCGGCCGGTCAACCCGGCGCAAACTGGCCAACCGGGCGATATTCACCATCGGCGATCTGGCCCGGCGCGACGCTATGGATCTAAGGCGGCTATTGGGCGTTTGGGGCGAAACCCTTTGGAGCTTTGCCAATGGTCTCGATACATCGCCGGTACGCCATAGCGGCGAGGAAAGCATTGTTAAATCCATCGGCAACAGTACGACGACCGTGCGGGACCTGGTTAACATCGAAGATGTCAAGCTGATTGTTTATGTTTTGGCCGAAAGTGTCGCCGCCCGTTTGCGCAGACACGGCCTAAAATGCACGATTGTGGCAATTAGCGTCCGGAATACGGAGCTTTACTCGTTCGAAAGACAAAGCAAGCTCGGCAGTCCGACGTTCGTTGCCGGCGATATTGCCCACAAAGCCGTGGAACTCTTTACCGCCAACTATCGCTGGGAAAAGCCGGTTCGCAGCCTGGGCGTGCGGGCAGCCGGACTGGTGACGGCAAGCGGCAACGTCCAACTTGATCTGTTTGGCCCGAATAAGACAAAGGTCGAAAACCTGGAGCGGGCCATCGATGCCATCCGGCGGCGGTTTGGCCATTACAGCATCCAGCGGGCAGAAATGCTCATCGACCGACGGCTAACCGGCTTTAATCCGAAAGACGAGCATGTAATTCATCCGGTTTCTTTTTTCGGGCGATGA
- a CDS encoding exonuclease SbcCD subunit D: MRILHTADWHLGKTLEGRDRQTEQEQFIDEICAICNDEAIQLVLIAGDVFQSYTPSAAAEELFYAAVDRLADHGRRAVVVIAGNHDSPERLCAAAPLADRLGITMVGLPSDEVRPTPGRPTQLVRRIDAGPSWLEVAVPGCDHTAVIAALPYPSESRLRELLAASLDDNALVTAYNDRLAHIFSQLAAHFRSDAVNLAVSHLYVRGGITTESEESIQLGTAYAVDPAVFPTAAQYIALGHLHRPQKVAGSAVPARYAGSPLAYSFSEAGHSKAVFVVDARPGQPAQIKEIPLAAGRPLVRWQATEGLQQVERWVAEGRDKNAWIDLEIHVSSALSMDDIQRLRGLHTGFIHIRPMLPQEVGQTRLTGLSSLSPEELFKAFYQRCNAGAEPDDALVRLFLELAESEESESA; this comes from the coding sequence ATGCGCATTTTACATACCGCCGACTGGCATCTCGGCAAAACGCTGGAAGGACGGGATCGCCAGACTGAGCAGGAACAGTTTATTGACGAGATTTGCGCTATCTGCAACGATGAAGCCATACAGCTGGTCCTGATCGCCGGCGACGTTTTTCAAAGCTATACGCCCAGCGCCGCCGCGGAAGAACTGTTTTATGCGGCGGTTGACCGCCTGGCTGATCATGGCCGGCGGGCTGTTGTCGTCATCGCCGGCAACCATGACAGCCCGGAGCGGTTATGCGCCGCCGCGCCGCTGGCCGACCGTTTGGGCATCACCATGGTGGGTCTGCCCAGCGACGAGGTGCGGCCAACGCCCGGTCGCCCCACGCAATTGGTACGCCGCATCGACGCAGGCCCGTCCTGGCTAGAAGTAGCCGTTCCCGGTTGTGACCACACCGCGGTCATTGCGGCGCTGCCTTACCCCTCGGAAAGCCGGCTGCGGGAACTGCTGGCCGCCAGCCTGGACGACAATGCGCTTGTCACCGCCTACAATGACCGCTTAGCCCATATCTTTTCCCAACTGGCCGCTCACTTCCGTAGCGATGCCGTGAACTTGGCAGTCAGCCATCTCTATGTCCGGGGCGGCATTACCACGGAGTCGGAAGAATCAATTCAACTGGGCACCGCGTATGCGGTTGATCCAGCCGTCTTCCCGACAGCCGCCCAGTATATAGCCCTCGGTCACCTCCACCGCCCGCAAAAAGTGGCCGGCTCAGCCGTTCCGGCCCGCTATGCCGGCTCGCCGTTAGCTTACAGCTTTTCCGAAGCCGGCCACAGCAAAGCGGTCTTTGTCGTTGACGCTAGGCCCGGCCAGCCGGCCCAAATCAAGGAAATCCCCCTGGCGGCCGGACGCCCGCTGGTTCGCTGGCAGGCCACCGAGGGCCTCCAGCAAGTGGAGCGCTGGGTGGCCGAAGGCCGGGATAAAAATGCCTGGATTGACCTTGAGATCCACGTTTCTTCGGCGCTATCCATGGACGACATCCAGCGCCTGCGCGGCCTGCATACCGGCTTTATCCACATCCGGCCGATGTTGCCGCAGGAAGTTGGTCAAACGCGCCTGACAGGACTCAGCAGCTTGTCCCCGGAAGAACTGTTTAAGGCTTTCTACCAACGCTGCAACGCCGGAGCGGAGCCGGACGATGCGCTTGTGCGGCTCTTTCTGGAACTGGCTGAAAGTGAGGAGAGTGAGAGCGCGTGA
- a CDS encoding DUF6036 family nucleotidyltransferase, whose translation MEARDKIIKAANNKDPLERQMTVAALIATELEKKGTKVVLVGGSAVEFYTAANYLTRDIDFIATRLDGIKEVMTGLGFKNEGGTWYLPENPNIVVEFPKGPLDGDWNRIQNVTLPDGTSVNVIGIEDILIDRACAVKYWNDPEEWINYLMVGNFEHIDWEYLNKRSQEMDCVDIINKSKEWAKIQRESFLNENL comes from the coding sequence ATGGAAGCCAGAGACAAAATAATTAAAGCCGCCAATAATAAAGACCCGTTAGAACGGCAAATGACAGTAGCGGCTTTAATAGCGACTGAACTTGAGAAAAAAGGGACTAAAGTGGTCTTAGTTGGCGGATCGGCGGTAGAATTTTATACAGCCGCAAACTATTTAACCAGGGATATTGATTTTATCGCTACGAGACTTGATGGTATAAAAGAGGTTATGACTGGTTTGGGTTTTAAAAATGAAGGAGGAACATGGTATTTACCTGAAAACCCTAATATAGTAGTCGAATTTCCCAAAGGCCCGCTTGACGGAGATTGGAATAGAATACAGAATGTGACTTTGCCAGATGGAACCAGTGTTAATGTTATTGGTATTGAAGATATACTAATAGATAGGGCTTGTGCAGTGAAGTATTGGAATGATCCCGAAGAATGGATCAACTATTTAATGGTAGGGAATTTTGAACATATAGATTGGGAATATTTAAATAAACGCTCTCAGGAAATGGATTGCGTCGATATAATAAATAAAAGTAAAGAATGGGCTAAAATACAAAGGGAATCTTTCCTTAATGAAAACTTATAA
- a CDS encoding AAA family ATPase — protein MKPVRLTIAGLQSFREEQVIDFTRLSEMGVFGIFGPTGSGKSTILDAITLALYGTVIRAERDTQGIINQAENTLTVSFEFELGTPACRKTYRAERRYRRRNDLSVTNTYSRLIEIAPDGTETVLADKDREVKAAVTAVLGLTADDFLRAVVLPQGRFAEFLRLSGAERREMLQRLFGLEKYGRQLAEKLSARSAQVDGEYSEVVSEQRGLGDASAQAVKTAEQAVDAARQAEQAAGRRLQQAQAAYDEAAGIRDLCQQLAEKTKQLEVHRLQAQEIASAEAAIAQAEAAARLMPVLEEADAAAKREMDAAQAAGQAVRKAAELAQKVEDYKQAWHQAEIRRQKESERLIARKTQLETLLVVEKEAERLAQEVSDQSRKHNDCLARHKILMADLANTEKESKALAEKEQRLNSDITAATVSAAHRALVADAAAQAAAVATAVSALNQAEADLKLREKELTDATCAAQTASQAVKKFTATLAALEDAEKEAAATSLPDISQLAEQEVKLVALKGQAERLAGLEEEQERCKNAITTLDQEAAELLARQKTAEASLRAAENEVRDAEKALTELALRDKRAMAARLAGELAPGAPCPVCGSVDHPCPATMPDETKAEADRQVLAAALEAAQEALAAARRTYEQVAGKLIEVRTKRDHTAERRQTLIDDIAAIRTLLPKWASSKTGLDLKQAIDTELARLTKQRAERQAWDKARQLAQQEIQTTNKRLADARAEYTAAQQRLVSADQEYKTALQRRDECQTNLNAAEAVLRKTLAGLGESVSDLRNQGIKRVQAIQQEIAAKDKAAEKARQELGLVKNRLQAYQQKLEELRQQESKLQIEITSIKSLLDEKKRQLTVRRQELTQSTGGRSVSELLADIDRQLAELEQLVQDAQRKYEKADQDHRLAEDEVARLTTLAKAARESKERAHSNLTAQLAREGFASAQAARAAFMPPADLAARKEKVARYHDQVRLLNAEIDALQKRLGGKTLSDDQWEKVATELEEAKQVRDMAIRQQAEADRVLKDLVAKHERWQELEKRREDLEKQRGLLATLRDLFRGNRFVEFIAQEQMEMVAAAASERLKHLTRGRYALEINSEGGFIIRDDMNGGWRRPVSSLSGGETFQTSLALALALSTQIQLRGKYPLEFFFLDEGFGSLDQVALDTVMASLERLHGEKLTVGIISHISELKQRMPRRLIVEPPEPAGRGSRVRMEMA, from the coding sequence GTGAAACCGGTACGACTAACCATCGCGGGATTGCAAAGTTTTCGAGAAGAGCAGGTAATCGACTTTACCCGTCTGTCCGAAATGGGTGTTTTCGGCATTTTCGGCCCTACCGGCAGCGGCAAATCCACCATCCTCGACGCCATTACCCTGGCCTTGTATGGCACGGTCATTCGGGCCGAACGGGACACCCAGGGCATAATCAACCAGGCGGAAAACACTTTGACCGTGTCTTTTGAATTTGAATTGGGAACACCCGCTTGCCGCAAAACCTACCGGGCCGAGCGCCGCTACCGACGCCGAAACGATCTTTCCGTCACCAATACATATAGCCGGTTAATCGAAATTGCCCCGGACGGCACCGAAACCGTGCTGGCCGACAAAGATCGCGAGGTCAAGGCGGCCGTTACCGCGGTCCTTGGCCTTACCGCCGACGATTTTTTGCGGGCGGTGGTACTTCCCCAAGGGCGGTTTGCCGAGTTTTTGCGCTTAAGCGGGGCCGAGCGCCGGGAAATGTTGCAACGCTTGTTTGGCCTGGAAAAATACGGCCGCCAGCTGGCGGAAAAACTGTCGGCCCGTTCGGCACAGGTTGATGGAGAGTACAGCGAGGTAGTCAGTGAGCAGCGTGGACTGGGCGATGCTTCGGCGCAGGCGGTAAAAACGGCCGAACAAGCGGTAGACGCTGCCCGTCAAGCCGAGCAGGCGGCCGGGCGGCGCTTGCAGCAAGCCCAGGCCGCGTATGACGAAGCGGCAGGCATCCGCGACCTATGTCAACAGCTGGCGGAGAAAACCAAGCAACTCGAAGTTCACCGGCTCCAGGCTCAGGAAATTGCCAGTGCAGAAGCGGCGATTGCCCAGGCCGAAGCCGCCGCCCGGCTAATGCCGGTTTTAGAAGAAGCCGATGCGGCAGCCAAACGGGAAATGGACGCCGCGCAGGCGGCCGGCCAAGCCGTCCGGAAGGCCGCCGAGCTTGCCCAAAAAGTCGAAGACTATAAACAAGCCTGGCACCAGGCCGAGATCAGGCGTCAGAAAGAAAGTGAGCGGCTCATTGCCCGCAAAACCCAGCTGGAAACGTTGCTGGTGGTTGAAAAAGAAGCCGAGCGTCTAGCGCAAGAAGTGAGCGACCAGTCCCGGAAGCATAACGATTGCCTTGCCCGGCACAAAATCCTGATGGCCGATCTCGCCAATACCGAAAAAGAAAGTAAAGCGCTGGCCGAGAAGGAACAGCGCCTGAATAGTGATATCACCGCCGCTACCGTATCTGCCGCCCACCGCGCCCTGGTTGCCGACGCCGCCGCCCAGGCGGCCGCCGTGGCTACCGCGGTATCGGCCCTAAACCAGGCGGAGGCCGACCTCAAGCTTCGCGAGAAGGAGCTAACTGACGCTACCTGCGCGGCCCAAACAGCCAGTCAAGCCGTCAAAAAATTCACAGCGACCCTGGCCGCGCTTGAGGATGCCGAAAAGGAGGCCGCGGCAACCAGCCTCCCGGATATAAGCCAATTGGCGGAGCAAGAAGTAAAACTAGTGGCCCTCAAAGGCCAGGCCGAACGGCTGGCCGGCCTTGAGGAGGAACAGGAACGCTGCAAAAACGCTATAACCACATTGGACCAGGAAGCCGCTGAATTGTTAGCACGGCAAAAAACCGCTGAAGCCAGCCTCCGCGCCGCCGAAAACGAGGTTCGTGACGCGGAAAAAGCCCTCACCGAACTTGCCCTGCGCGACAAGCGGGCAATGGCCGCCCGGCTGGCAGGCGAGCTTGCTCCTGGCGCTCCTTGTCCCGTATGCGGCTCGGTCGATCATCCCTGTCCAGCGACAATGCCGGACGAAACAAAGGCCGAAGCTGACCGCCAGGTTCTTGCGGCGGCACTTGAAGCAGCGCAAGAAGCCTTGGCGGCTGCCCGCCGCACCTATGAGCAGGTGGCCGGAAAATTAATCGAAGTTCGGACCAAACGCGATCACACCGCCGAACGCCGGCAGACGCTGATTGACGACATCGCTGCCATCCGTACCCTTTTGCCGAAATGGGCGTCCAGCAAGACCGGCCTTGACTTGAAGCAGGCAATTGACACCGAACTGGCCCGGTTGACCAAACAGCGTGCCGAGCGTCAGGCCTGGGACAAAGCCCGTCAGCTGGCCCAGCAGGAGATACAGACGACCAATAAGCGCCTTGCGGATGCGCGGGCGGAATATACCGCCGCCCAACAACGCCTGGTCAGTGCCGACCAGGAATACAAAACCGCCTTGCAGCGGCGTGACGAATGCCAGACAAACCTTAATGCCGCCGAAGCCGTGTTACGGAAAACGCTGGCCGGGCTGGGCGAAAGCGTCAGCGATCTTCGTAATCAAGGGATAAAGCGCGTTCAGGCCATACAGCAGGAAATCGCCGCGAAAGACAAGGCCGCGGAAAAAGCGCGCCAGGAACTGGGATTGGTAAAAAATAGACTACAAGCTTATCAACAAAAATTAGAAGAGCTGCGTCAGCAGGAAAGCAAGCTGCAAATCGAGATTACTAGCATTAAATCACTCCTGGACGAAAAAAAGCGTCAGCTGACCGTTCGCCGCCAGGAACTTACTCAATCCACCGGTGGCCGTTCAGTTAGCGAACTACTGGCTGACATTGACCGCCAGCTGGCGGAACTGGAGCAGCTCGTCCAAGACGCGCAGCGAAAATATGAAAAAGCCGACCAGGACCATCGCCTGGCGGAAGACGAAGTAGCCCGCCTGACGACGCTAGCCAAGGCTGCCCGGGAAAGCAAGGAGCGGGCCCATAGTAACCTCACCGCCCAGCTTGCCCGTGAAGGCTTTGCGTCCGCGCAGGCTGCCCGCGCTGCCTTTATGCCGCCGGCAGACCTTGCCGCCCGCAAAGAGAAGGTTGCCCGTTATCACGATCAGGTGAGACTCCTAAACGCCGAAATAGATGCGCTCCAAAAACGCCTTGGCGGGAAAACGCTCAGTGACGACCAGTGGGAAAAGGTTGCCACGGAACTGGAAGAAGCCAAACAAGTCCGCGATATGGCCATCCGACAGCAGGCTGAGGCTGATAGAGTACTAAAAGACCTTGTCGCCAAACATGAGCGGTGGCAGGAGCTGGAAAAGCGCCGCGAGGATCTGGAAAAACAGCGCGGGCTGCTCGCAACGCTGCGCGACTTATTCCGGGGCAACCGGTTCGTGGAGTTTATCGCCCAGGAACAAATGGAGATGGTGGCCGCCGCCGCGTCCGAACGGCTCAAGCATCTGACGCGTGGCCGCTATGCCCTGGAAATAAACAGTGAAGGCGGCTTTATTATCCGCGACGACATGAACGGCGGCTGGCGGCGACCGGTGTCGTCTCTTTCCGGCGGCGAAACGTTCCAAACCTCGTTGGCCCTGGCCTTGGCACTTTCAACGCAAATACAGCTGCGCGGCAAATATCCACTGGAATTTTTCTTCCTTGATGAGGGGTTTGGTTCACTTGACCAGGTTGCCTTGGACACGGTAATGGCCTCACTGGAACGGCTGCACGGCGAAAAGCTGACTGTTGGCATCATTAGCCACATCAGCGAACTGAAACAGCGTATGCCACGCCGGTTGATCGTCGAACCGCCCGAGCCAGCTGGGCGTGGCAGCCGGGTGCGTATGGAGATGGCATGA
- the relB gene encoding type II toxin-antitoxin system RelB family antitoxin, with amino-acid sequence MTDLQKIIVSVRFSKREKDILDAYAKLHGKKQSDILREAVMRMIEDDQDFRLLEEARQKTTRYVSLKEARKELEEMEGANL; translated from the coding sequence ATGACCGATTTGCAAAAAATTATCGTCTCTGTACGTTTCAGTAAGCGTGAAAAAGATATTCTGGACGCATATGCAAAGCTGCACGGCAAAAAGCAATCCGACATACTACGGGAAGCTGTTATGCGAATGATTGAAGACGACCAGGACTTCCGGCTCCTAGAAGAAGCCAGGCAAAAAACCACCAGGTATGTTTCACTCAAGGAAGCGAGGAAAGAGCTTGAAGAAATGGAAGGTGCAAATCTCTGA
- a CDS encoding DUF2304 domain-containing protein, with the protein MEGLMLHKIQLLGIAFSLVIIVSVFWLIRARMLKEKYSLVWLLIGLFLLVVSVFKDLLDWFARLIGVDYSPSAFFALLIACAFLLLLNISVSISDLKNHNKTLTQELGLTKLRLEELEKKIEKAGL; encoded by the coding sequence ATGGAAGGGTTAATGCTGCATAAGATTCAACTACTGGGAATAGCGTTCAGCCTGGTCATCATTGTTTCAGTATTTTGGCTGATCAGGGCCCGCATGCTGAAAGAAAAATATTCACTGGTGTGGCTGCTGATCGGATTGTTTTTGCTGGTTGTTTCCGTTTTCAAGGATCTGCTGGATTGGTTCGCACGCCTGATCGGGGTCGACTATTCTCCGTCTGCGTTTTTTGCCCTGCTCATTGCCTGCGCTTTCTTGTTATTATTAAACATTAGCGTCAGTATTTCGGACTTAAAAAATCATAACAAAACTCTTACCCAGGAATTGGGTTTAACCAAACTCCGGCTGGAAGAACTTGAAAAGAAAATAGAAAAGGCGGGATTATGA
- a CDS encoding glycosyltransferase family 39 protein: protein MYQLYHKYKDRDLVVLGLLVTLAIAKNLRIFFSFLFSGKGFPQCDDSKWYLTYAGAIWQNLTDGLDMNDILYFGYNILLTTLLAIFKDPVVVIFIQAVIAGIGVILVYKISHILFNRTTAIIASLFYISTWDITLWSMYILSDSFFISLLLLSVYLLIMALETGLKKYKLLFAATALYMLVFRPTGIISLVFILIYLAIRVEKKSLVQLIKNHRWVIGGVLAVAGLVGVYLVTGNKFDPFINSLQFNAKKVLYNVYAKGWIYDKPTVHDYFFRSDYKINICNSLVLSYLINNWQHVLILYAKRAVAFLGHWVWKTDLSSVAGVMMFVSNLVPTVLFFTGTIAAIRNRLFKKAAVVWLVILAIFIFCVLVFIDWMYRYRAPAIPFIAIVAAYGADRIIHGTLIIVKRYGDAAKWKKGKC, encoded by the coding sequence GTGTATCAACTATACCACAAATACAAAGATCGTGACTTGGTTGTTCTTGGTTTACTGGTAACGTTAGCGATTGCCAAGAATTTGAGGATTTTTTTTAGTTTTTTGTTTTCGGGCAAAGGCTTTCCCCAATGTGATGACAGCAAATGGTATCTGACATACGCAGGCGCTATATGGCAAAATCTTACCGATGGCCTGGATATGAACGATATCTTGTATTTCGGGTATAATATCCTGCTTACGACTTTGCTTGCGATATTTAAGGATCCTGTTGTTGTCATTTTTATTCAGGCGGTTATTGCTGGCATCGGCGTTATTCTTGTATACAAAATTTCACATATATTATTCAACAGAACAACTGCGATCATTGCTTCACTCTTTTATATCAGCACCTGGGATATTACCCTGTGGTCAATGTACATCCTTTCCGACAGTTTTTTTATCAGCCTCCTGCTGCTCAGCGTATATTTGCTGATCATGGCGCTGGAAACCGGCCTGAAGAAATACAAGCTGTTGTTTGCCGCGACGGCGCTTTATATGCTGGTGTTTAGACCAACGGGGATTATATCGCTGGTTTTTATCCTCATATATCTTGCAATCAGGGTGGAGAAGAAATCACTTGTCCAACTTATAAAAAATCACCGGTGGGTCATCGGCGGCGTTTTGGCGGTAGCCGGTCTTGTTGGTGTTTATCTGGTTACGGGCAATAAATTCGATCCTTTTATCAATTCCCTGCAATTTAATGCTAAAAAGGTACTGTATAATGTTTATGCCAAGGGCTGGATCTATGATAAGCCGACAGTCCACGACTATTTTTTCCGGTCGGATTATAAAATAAACATCTGTAATAGCCTGGTTTTAAGTTATTTAATAAACAACTGGCAACATGTCTTGATACTGTACGCCAAAAGGGCAGTTGCCTTTCTCGGGCATTGGGTATGGAAAACGGATTTGTCAAGTGTTGCCGGCGTAATGATGTTTGTCAGCAATTTGGTGCCGACGGTGCTGTTTTTTACCGGAACGATTGCGGCTATTCGTAACCGCCTGTTTAAAAAAGCGGCGGTCGTGTGGCTGGTTATCCTCGCAATATTTATTTTTTGTGTTTTGGTGTTTATTGACTGGATGTACAGGTACAGGGCGCCGGCCATTCCTTTTATTGCCATTGTTGCCGCATATGGAGCCGATAGGATCATTCACGGGACTTTAATCATTGTGAAAAGATATGGGGATGCTGCTAAATGGAAAAAGGGAAAATGTTAA
- a CDS encoding DUF6904 family protein, with the protein MIYVTNTPNNAGVAIYGDYLDFEALYDALHTVVGDEEEEPALAAAGLRVLAVCYDLRHALMGHRDIEFVDNGMDADKMRQMAVIASSKNVYFKINVLWPEMLFVMVALNDFVKLYARKQAKTTDEIMLNRRNIWDDSIAQVRMLQAAVAKCLKSVVSAGVYSRMMGSLNKKYIMYYNYATQYVDLLNCRFLKMDKEKRLQNLSKIAKLLTEPGSEYLDLRNEILQAAQEYNCPIEDIRINDVEYPDHIDW; encoded by the coding sequence GTGATATATGTGACCAATACCCCCAATAATGCCGGAGTGGCGATTTACGGCGATTACTTGGATTTTGAAGCGCTGTACGATGCCCTGCATACCGTTGTCGGCGACGAAGAGGAGGAGCCGGCCTTGGCGGCCGCCGGTCTTAGAGTGCTAGCGGTATGTTATGACTTGCGACACGCGCTGATGGGGCATCGCGACATCGAATTTGTCGACAATGGCATGGATGCCGACAAAATGCGGCAAATGGCGGTCATTGCCAGCAGTAAAAACGTCTATTTCAAGATTAATGTACTGTGGCCGGAAATGTTATTCGTTATGGTCGCGCTAAACGATTTTGTCAAACTTTATGCCCGCAAACAGGCCAAGACAACCGATGAGATAATGCTGAACAGACGCAACATTTGGGACGATTCGATCGCTCAGGTGCGTATGCTGCAGGCGGCGGTTGCCAAATGCCTTAAAAGCGTGGTTTCCGCCGGTGTTTACAGCCGAATGATGGGCAGCCTGAATAAAAAATACATTATGTATTACAATTATGCCACGCAGTACGTAGATTTGCTCAATTGCCGGTTTTTGAAGATGGATAAGGAAAAACGTCTGCAAAACCTATCGAAAATAGCAAAACTGCTTACCGAGCCGGGAAGTGAATATCTGGATTTGCGGAATGAGATTTTACAGGCGGCGCAAGAATATAACTGTCCAATCGAGGACATAAGGATCAATGACGTGGAATATCCCGACCATATTGATTGGTGA
- a CDS encoding type II toxin-antitoxin system RelE family toxin: MKKWKVQISDRALKELKKLDAVNREMILIYLETRIEGSSDPRRYGEPLKGNLSGYWRYRIGQYHILCELADEIVTVYVVTVGHKYIAGDQGFSPYLVIYSQNAFFTP, encoded by the coding sequence TTGAAGAAATGGAAGGTGCAAATCTCTGATCGGGCGCTGAAAGAGTTAAAAAAATTAGACGCGGTAAATAGAGAAATGATTTTAATTTATCTCGAAACACGAATTGAAGGAAGTAGCGATCCGCGCCGGTATGGTGAACCGCTGAAGGGGAATTTAAGTGGTTATTGGCGTTATAGAATTGGACAGTACCACATTCTTTGTGAGCTTGCAGATGAAATTGTTACAGTCTATGTAGTCACGGTCGGCCACAAATATATAGCCGGTGATCAAGGATTTTCTCCTTACCTAGTTATTTATTCGCAAAATGCTTTCTTTACTCCGTGA
- a CDS encoding glycosyltransferase family 2 protein, with protein MEKGKMLIVIPAFNEQNNILRVIDDVQTSLPDADILVVNDCSVDKTSAIARTAEGVKVIDLPYNLGIGGAVQTGFKYALAKDYRYMVQIDGDGQHIPKEVNKLVLAMERTGCDMVIGSRFLDIKSYRTTWARRLGIKLFYYLFRILIRTKITDSTSGFRLYNRKSIEVLAKYYSSDYPEPDAIVLLKKHGLRIHEVGVEMRAREYGESSITPLKSPYYMAKVILSILCSCTRTRWE; from the coding sequence ATGGAAAAAGGGAAAATGTTAATTGTAATTCCGGCTTTTAATGAGCAAAACAATATCTTGAGAGTGATCGATGATGTTCAAACCAGTCTTCCCGATGCCGATATCCTCGTCGTTAATGATTGTTCCGTCGATAAAACTTCGGCAATTGCCCGCACGGCGGAAGGGGTCAAAGTGATTGACCTGCCTTACAATCTGGGGATTGGCGGCGCAGTCCAGACCGGTTTCAAATACGCGCTTGCCAAGGATTATCGGTATATGGTCCAGATTGATGGCGACGGGCAGCATATTCCCAAAGAAGTAAATAAACTGGTGCTTGCGATGGAACGGACCGGCTGCGATATGGTGATCGGTTCCCGCTTTTTGGATATAAAGTCTTATCGCACTACCTGGGCGAGAAGGCTTGGCATTAAGTTATTTTATTATTTGTTTAGGATTTTAATCCGGACAAAGATTACCGACAGTACTTCCGGGTTTCGGCTGTACAACAGAAAAAGCATTGAAGTATTGGCGAAATACTATTCGAGCGATTATCCCGAGCCAGATGCCATTGTCCTTCTTAAAAAGCATGGCCTTCGTATCCATGAGGTGGGCGTCGAAATGAGGGCGCGCGAGTATGGCGAGTCCTCGATTACACCGCTGAAGAGCCCCTACTATATGGCAAAAGTTATATTATCAATTCTCTGCTCTTGTACCCGGACAAGGTGGGAATAA